Genomic segment of Pangasianodon hypophthalmus isolate fPanHyp1 chromosome 22, fPanHyp1.pri, whole genome shotgun sequence:
TTATCCTCAGAAAGCTGGCGGATCTGTAGTGTAGGAACATGAGAACGTGTGGGCATGAGGTACAtcgcaggacacacacacacacacacacacacacacacacacacacacacacacacacacacacacacacagtcaggggcaatttagtgtagccagttcATCTACCAGCATGTTTACAGACGGTGGGCGGAAACAAGTGTCAACATTTGTCTTGAGACTGATGTGAGGTTTAAATAAgatgatttttgtatttttccacaTAATCTACATCGTCTTAAGACATTTCAAGTTGATCAAACTTAGAAATGAAAGTTCACCTGCTGCCTCAAAAACGTGAGGAAACTCAATTTGAAGATAATGTGTTTCAACTCATAAAGTTACGTTTTACAAGTTATTTAACTAACGATCATTACTCTGAGTTAAAACAACTTACTTTATCGACATTATCGATTCAATAAAACGCACTTTATCTTGTCAAATAAAATTCCTCACTATTTCAACTCACACTTTCAAGGTAAGATAACTTCAACCATATTTACATCAGTTGCCATTTTAAATTAAGAGCActgatgtttttaatttgtttctaCTTAGATTTATTTCTCATCTTGACTAATAATGGCAAGTTCACCAGTTTCCTTATTCACACTGAATCAACTTACAACTTATCTGctcaaaaatattgcatttattttacctgcattttatttaacactggCTTGGGAACGCTTTCCTTTTAGGAAAACAGGTTCTAAAAAAGCTGTTTAAGAATAAAACTGCCTAAACCTCCATCCATTTTATCAACTAATATCCAGGTTACGCGGGTGTCCTACAGAACTGGGAGAAAGGCGGATAAGAGTGACAGAGAGGTGTAGAAAAAGTAAAAGAggggagaaggagaaagagaggcaaATGGAGATGgaatgagtgtgagagagggagctTGAGTGTGAGAtgggagatggagaaagagagaaaaataaggcAGATAGAAaggaatgagtgagagagagatcaggaCGGAGACAGAGTGATAAGGAGGGATAGGCCGTGTACTATGACACAGAACAACATAACTGCTTGTCACATACTTTAAAGCTTACTCAATATGAACAAGTTCATGTGAATTTTTGACCTTTGAATGGTTTGTACAATACTTGGACTGTTATGAATATGCTGAACATTACCCAAGTAGTAAACTCTTTCTACAAGCATAAAGAACAAGCTTGTGTAATCTTTCTGGAAGATGatgatcaggaaaaaaatgaaagtgacGATATTTCAAATCTGTGACCTATATTTTAACATTCAGATTCAAACATCCAAGACGTTAACTAAagtaaactaaaataaaataaaataacaaactaaactaaaataaaatatcatgaaATGTCAAACTGGCAAATCTAAAGAATCAGCTACTTCAGACTGTACCGTAAACTTTTTGttcttagtttttctttttctctgtaatttatcttttttgttgctgttgtatttttcagcACACAATGACGGTTTAAACTTGATGCTAAGGAGACGGTAGATTATTCCAGCTGTGTAGGGGTTTATATGATGAGCAGGTGCCATTATTTATCTCCTGGATCCTTCTGTATTCTTGGCGTGTTGTGAGTGAAGGTGAGGTGCGTCTCATTTCACAGGGAGTGATATCAGAAAGGGTGATGAAATGTATGATGAATTACTGGTTCCTCCACTTCTTTTACACGTACTTATGAGCTGATAAAGCTTTCACTCACACAGACTCTGACTGCTGAACACTGAAGCTTATTTTCCCACATGGTGTTAAACTTCTGCTTGTTTATGGGCTGTATAAAGGCTGATAAAAGGCTTTATGAGAATAGCACACAGATAAATCTGGTAATGACTAACGGCGAAAGGCAGGGACGGCTTCTTTGAGCATTATTGTAGTCGATAGCGGAGAAAGAACTATTGTTGTACAATCCTGATGAATTCCAGAGATCAAGGTCAAGATCAAAACCCAGAAACCGAATAATCAGTGTCACTCAGCAACGTTAAAGGATGGACAAGAGGCAGGGACCCAAACTACAGCCATTATAACCAGACTGAGCTTTAGATTTTTGTACAAACTGAGGGGGAAAATGCATCAACGAACTTGAAATGTAGGTCAAACGtttacagtcatgggaaaaagaaagtgcaccgtccttcaattctatgtttttatttatcagtttattcACTAACTTATAacctataaacaaacaaataacttcaggtgacaacaaaaaacaacagattttaaTAGGTAGTcagtttttccccaaaaaataaaccaacattaaGAAACCAGTAATGAAATGCACAGGATTAGAtcatcatcaagaagtgtgagtgcctctataaaagcagaaccttttggcagtttggtgttctggagcgctcaggtgtgtgtctacatcatgccaagaagaaagcaaagaagaaagactgtaggtccaaaagtctgatcCGTTCACTACAACACTCCGGTTAATCCAGATCTGTGAGTATGAAATTACTGAATGTGTGAACACGAGTCACTGACTCAACAAAGTAAAAAAGAGTCGCATTTCAACTTCGAAAAAAGGGGTCCTTTAAGGGTTTATTGTATAATTAAGCGTTCTTAGCCTGCTAAAGGAAAACACAGATTAGTCAGTAAcgaactgataaaaaaaaacattgttcttTAGTCATTGATACAttgattttctgtaaggagatgtttatttaacatgtatggaaggagtctccagtgtcagcgctttgtaacagtcagaggtaaagctgtaactttaagttttccaacatcttcgggacagaggagttcacgcTTCATTGTGGTTCTTGCGtaacaagctgtgatttttaatCTTactaacttgaagagagagaataaagagaggctggtgagggaacgagtgtttatagccgctataacgtaagtgacaacaggaactaacttgcgtcaccaacatttaatgtaactataaatggataaaagtgtgatgtgttgatgtttaataattaaaaaatcttaatcgttgacaaactgctgtggtgtaagaggatgttgtgctgttataagaaaataatcagcagtatctcagcttcatcacacaaccctgctgttgattattttcctaattaCTGCAGTTCTGCTTGTTGTATTTAGGAGTTGTGTTAAGCAACATCTCTTGATATTAAACGAACGTAACGAACTCAGACATGTTCATGAAGCTGCTTGTATGGATgtaaatggtttttttttgatGCACAGTTAGGAATCAGGAATGAGAATTTGCACAGATAGCTTATCTTTCCAACAATAATCTTTGTAAGCTGACGTCACTCGCATTCTTGtgtaaaaaatgtttctataaaCATTCGATAAACTGTGACAGGGAACAATGCAAACCAgagagacaaataaataaacgtagTAATAAAAGTAGCTCGATCTCGTTGTTGTAGCTCTGAAATGATTACTTACGTTAGcgttttttaactttatttgatgtTCTATATAcggtttgtttgagtctaacaACTTTGaagtgtttaataattttttaaaaatccacatGCTAGCCTACGATCCTGCTTGATCCTGCACCATGACAGAAACACGTGTGAttaagctaataaatttatagGACATATAAAGGACATAGCGGTGATGTTTTACAACACGAGTATGTAGTCATGTCGCCTGAGattgagtcatcagtgtcccaaCGTGTAGTGAGCCAGGGCCTTTACGAGCCCCCGAGCTTGTCTACACGATGTTCTGATTCACCACCGAGGGAGCTAGCGAGCTGATTGAGACACACccttagtctgtgacctagtgaaccagtaccAGGATGtattttttgatagagacttcaaagtacttctgtaagtcgctctagACAAAGgaatctgccaaatgccataaatgtaaaatgtagttGGGCTGTAAGCCAGCACACTCACGAAAAGGAATAACAGGAAGCAAATCAAATGGTTCACAGCAGCTCagttaaacatgtttatttactaAGAGGCAATGTGCTCGAGTTTTAAAAGCCTGTAAATTGCCAAAAGACACACAGCCAACAACATCAGGAGGCAGACTAATTTCAAATCTTCCCAGCAGCGTGGAGAAAGCATCTATCAGGCTGATGGGTCCCGGCCGTTGGAATGAGCAGAGCATGCTCTAGTGGTTCACCACGAGGTCCATGGGGGTGAGAGCAGAGCCTTCAGGTCTAGGGAGCAATGGCCTGAGTGCATCTTACACAGAGCTGCTACTGTCACTTGTGTTGAAAGATTTCCATAATTTACTCTCTTGTGAAGTACTTATGATGTCAATTGCTTTCCTTTGGATGTTATCCAGGGCTGCCAGAGATGTTGTAGAGGCACCTGTCCAAGAAAGTGATGCATATTCCATGATACTCTGAACCTGTGACTTGTACACACATGCTGTCACAGATTATttatgtgctgttatataaaactATCACAGAGAGAATATCCTGGTGTAGAGGTTTAAATTCCACACTGGACTTCCTGTAACAGAAAGAGGCCTGATTATAGTGGTATTatgtttactctgtgtgtgtgtgtgtgtgtgtgtgtgtgtgtgttggtctggCCAGTTTTCTCTGATATAATTATTTCTCGTGTAGAAGGATATCATGATATCATACAGTACATTAACCTCATATCAgttatttaaatatgcaaaatacaAATTCTATTTTTAGCTCCTTTATCCCCGGTCTTTGGCTATAGGTGacattttccagtgttttccataaacattaacCCTGAGGACCAGGAGAACAACAAGCCACAGTCCacgcaacaaaaaaaacaaaactgaaacaaCCTTTTATAACCTTGAGTCATGTGCTGtagtttatttatatgttttagatatgatttagattattttatttttgtctaccattttttgctttatttctatttttccttcacactgtaaagcactttgagatgcattttaaatggattaaatggatttatgtgtataaataaagttgtttattattattattattattattattattattattattattattcccctGTTTACTCTTGGGCAGTGCAGAGTtttagagactttttttttttttacactttttaaagtGAATCAGTTAGGCTTATTGATTATCAGTTAGGCTTATTGATTATCTGTTAGGCTTATTGATTATCAGTTAGGCTTATTGATTATCAGTTAGGCTTATTGATTATCTGTTAGGCTTATTGATTATCAGTTAGGCTTATTGATTATCTGTTAGGCTTATTGTACCTATCAACCTTtgagatatttaaaatatttgtagaaACATAGATTAATAACAGAATTTCCTCAAAACATCAGGAATTTGcacataacaataaaatattttcaactTCTTCTGCAGTTAAACtttgtagatagatagatagatagatagataagtgGCATGTCCAGGCTGGAAGAAGACAAAGTCACATTTGCTGAAAATCTGATTTGTTCCTTGGTGCGGAATGAAAAATGATTTGTCAAATCTGTTGTCAAAtcttttgtggaacctcttaaaataaagctgaaagtctacacttcgatcacatcttgattgttttatttcaaatccattgtggtggagtataaaggcaaaatcacaaaaactctgtcattgtccaaatacttccggacctgactgtatatacagtatataagccaaaagtatgtggacacctgaccatgacctCTATTCAACTCTCTGATGTTGTGCATgctttatatgtatgtatgtgtgtgtgtgtgtgtgtgtgtgtgtgtgtgtgtgtgtgtgtgtatatatatatatatatatatatatatatatatatatatatatatatatatatatatatatatagacacatgTCCAAGGTGAGTTCATTCTCCTCAGTCAACACAAGACTAatgatttctttctgtttattttgacACTTTCTGAACACTTTTTCCTCAGTTCCACTTTCTTTCAGACTGGCTTctacaaaaaagtgaaaagcatAATACATATTGTTGTAGATAATTATTATTACCTATAGCTTACCTCTAGCCTGAGACTGactttaaataactaaataaataataaataacatgtctgaatatttttgctatactgtttatattcatttaaatgagaTGTTTTGAATAGATTTATTcagcatgagaaaaaaaaacagagcagtttgtgtttattaattttttatttcatttgtcagAGAGGTGTGTTTACAATGGGAGGAATCAGGAAGGATTAATCCAGCGGGTGACTGCACAGTTCCACCTGCCACAGAaggactcaaaaaaaaaaaaagagagagagaaaaaaacgaCCAATGATATCCGTGtgggaaaatcccaggagataagGTTAAAAAAAGGGCGCTCTgcgatatatacacacacacatgttgtaAGTcttcccagagagagagagagagagagagagagagagagagagagaaaggaagacgGATACAACATCATGGCTATGGTTAAGATTCCTACTGGGACTTTTCTGTTCGTCCTCATCCTCACTGCCTTCATCATGGACACAGAAACAGgtgagataaaaaaataatacaataccATAATGTTGAACTTTCACCTTCTGTtcctttctctttatttgtaaTGAATAAGAGTTTATAGATTAAGCTTTGTGCTCATGCAGGGTCACTTcaatactgttgtgtgtttgtgtttttgtgcattctcgGTgtgtcttttatatttttataccttTATACTCAGATTGTATATAATTACTTTTATAAGTATTATGTCTCCtgtcctttgctgctgtaacagtgCAAATTTCCCCACTGGTGATGAATAAACGattatcttatctcatcttatgCTGAAATTATTTTGGCCAGAGAGTAAAAAGTTGAAGAGTTGAAgaaaaaatggcagattttttttattattattaaatatgacacgaaaatgtggttttatttcctGTGAAATTCTGTTCATCATTCCTTTACAAGCATGAAGAAGTTAAACTTACACAGATTAACTTATTTATCCAGTTTAActtattaatattgttaatcATAAAGCAGAAGATTGCGAGATCACAGTGAGATTGCAAGATGTGGATTGTTGATTATTAAACAGAACGTACAGGGGTTctcaaagggttttttttttacacccagGGACTCTTTGAgctgcataaataaaaaatggctgaaatagctgattttaaatcatttgagtGAGATATGATTTGTTAAATCTGCACGAAGGGGACAGGAGGTTGTGCGATATCACACCTAGTATATCAGATTATAGAGATAATGATCTTTATATAATTTCCTTAATCACAAAAATCTCGTCTTGTCTCGTCTTGTCTTGTCTCGTAGCACGATGCTGCTTTTCCTACACGCAGAAGCCGGTTCGCTGCGGCCGGCTGAAAGGCTACTCCATCCAGGAGATCACCGGAAACTGCGACATCAGAGCTATAATGTGAGTCTCGacacaacactgagtgtttttctaataaaaaaaaactacaactaTGACAGTTTTATTGAAGTATCACAGTTACCATGGTTACCATGAAATACCATAGTAGATCCATGGTAGTGTTATGGTTACCATGGTTACCAAAAAAGTACAGTAGTAAAACCTGTACCTGTGAGGTTCCACAGTAAAACCATAGTACTACAGTAGTTACCATGGTTACCATGAAGCACCATAGTAAAACCATGGCAGTTCCATAGTTACCAAGCATAGTAAAGCCCATTGCAAAACTGTAGTAGTATCACAGTTACCATGGTTACCATTGAAAGACAATAGTACAACCAAGGTACTACAATGGTTACCATAGTGGTTCCATAGTTGCCACGGTTACCATGAAGTGCCATAGTATAACCTTGGTACCACAGATACCAAGTACCACGGTAAAATCATAGTAGTGCCATAGTTACCGTGGTTACCATAAAGTACTGTAGTAAAATTGTTGTGGTGTCATGGTTACCATGAAGTGCTGTAGTAAAACCACAGTAGTGTCATATTTGCCATGGATACCAAGTACCATAGTAAAACAATGGTAGTGCCATAGTTACCATGGTTACCAAGAAGTACCACATTAAAAGAACAGTAGTATTATAGATACTGGTTACCATAATAACACTGTGGTAGTGCCATAGTTACCATGGTTACCATAATAACACTGTGGTAGTGCCATAGTTACCATGGTTACAATAATAACACTGTACCAACGTGAATCTGTGGTACAGTAGTACCGTAGTTACTAACCCTGTGGTAGTGTCATGGTTACCATGGTTACAATGAAGTGCCATAGTAAAACCATGGTGGTACTGTAACAGTGttgtgatgatgtcattaatTTAACCCTCACACTTTCCTGTATTTTCTGCAGATTCGAGACCTGGAACGGGAAATTCATCTGCGCTGATCCGAAGATGAGATGGACTCAAGACAGGATCACGTGCCTACGGTGAGAAACGCAGTTTTATCCGCCGTGTGAAAGCGTTTCAGCTTTTTAAAGCTGTTCTGCACCCAGGAGCGAAACCTCAAATTAAAGAAAacggtttgtttttatttttaggaagAAGGCTGCAGTAATGGGGGACACTGGAACGCTGAACTGAGGACGAGCTCCAGTTCACAGCTTTAACTTCAGACTCAGAAGTGAAATTATTACCACATGaagtctttatttttctttattagagCATCTTAAAGGTGTGCTTTTCTACTTCCATTAGAATTTTGGCCCCGTGTGGAGGCCACAGTCTTACATTCACATATTGTGCACTTTGGTACTCAGAGGATACCGAAGGAGTTTCTAATACAAAGATATtttggtttatattatatataaatatatattttttaaattacaaatatgaAAAGTAAACAATGCCGTATTTATGGATGTGGTTTGTCTTGGGGAAATGCACTTCTTCCTTCTgtataaatcacaaaaataaatatttttttaacaagcatCAGTTTTCATGAAATGTATAAACGCACAATACAATATGtccaatttttgtttttaaaaaaagaacgaAAATGAAGCATGAAAAAACATAGCATAATAATTCTACTGTTATACCAAATATATTATACTTTTACATtgcattaataatattaaatacattcacatttaactcagttatttgtttttgtttaattattgatGATTggtattgaaatattttatgggTTTAGACTTTATAATTCTAATCTCTGCTTTTAAGTTTATAATCCAGATGACCTCCAGGTGGCGACACTGACAGGATAATAGAGAACATGAGCTctgctttatattttaatattatttttattatgcatttttcttgaAAGTGTGTAGGAGAGAGCAACAGggatcatttttaaatccagatgCATTAACAACAGCAAGcacagctttttttgtttgtttggtgaTTTGTTTGATCAGTTGATTTTAAATTACTAGccaagttaatattttttattattaatatcacgataaaatacattttgcatTACATCTTTGCACGAAGAGATGGTAAATAAAAGGAGGTAAAATTAgagggcctaaaacagaaccttgtggtaCACCATACTGGACTTTTTTAAGGTTCTGAAGAATCTCCATTAATAATTACCATTCCAGTTTATAGTCTGGTTAATCGGGCCGTGTTCGAGCGTCTGTCCATTATAATATCACAGTAAAATGCTCCACTCATTTAAGTCCAAGATCACAAAGATCCCAGCTAACGTGCAC
This window contains:
- the LOC113541178 gene encoding monocyte chemotactic protein 1B isoform X1, yielding MAMVKIPTGTFLFVLILTAFIMDTETARCCFSYTQKPVRCGRLKGYSIQEITGNCDIRAIIFETWNGKFICADPKMRWTQDRITCLRKKAAVMGDTGTLN
- the LOC113541178 gene encoding eotaxin isoform X2, which produces MAMVKIPTGTFLFVLILTAFIMDTETARCCFSYTQKPVRCGRLKGYSIQEITGNCDIRAIIFETWNGKFICADPKMRWTQDRITCLR